In Fructilactobacillus cliffordii, a single genomic region encodes these proteins:
- a CDS encoding SDR family oxidoreductase, protein MPIKDKVVVITGGSSGMGAATAKLANERGAKVVIGSRNQAKLDEMLNTVAHPENFAVQLTDVTKLADVQSLVKLAVEKFGQLDVLYNNAGIMPQGMVADAEKLAEWQAILNTNIMGVLNGISAATPIMRKQGHGLIMATDSVAGHVVYPGSAVYNGSKYAVRAIMEGLRQEEHQNGIKTGIVSPGAVDTNLYSTVHDEKIRKQMLEGNSANKNGWLKSEDIAEIAVFMMSQPENVDINEVLVRPTGQPI, encoded by the coding sequence ATGCCAATTAAAGATAAAGTAGTTGTCATTACCGGTGGCTCATCTGGAATGGGTGCCGCTACCGCAAAGTTAGCTAACGAACGCGGGGCTAAGGTGGTAATTGGTTCGCGGAACCAAGCCAAGTTAGATGAAATGCTAAATACGGTGGCTCATCCTGAAAATTTCGCTGTTCAATTAACCGATGTAACTAAGCTAGCGGACGTACAAAGTTTAGTTAAATTGGCGGTGGAAAAATTTGGTCAACTAGACGTGCTCTACAACAACGCCGGGATCATGCCCCAGGGAATGGTTGCCGATGCCGAGAAGTTGGCTGAATGGCAAGCCATTTTAAATACCAACATCATGGGGGTACTCAACGGGATTAGTGCTGCCACTCCAATCATGCGTAAGCAAGGTCATGGTTTGATTATGGCAACCGACTCCGTTGCTGGGCACGTGGTTTACCCTGGTTCCGCGGTTTACAACGGTTCCAAGTACGCCGTCCGAGCCATCATGGAAGGACTTCGCCAAGAAGAACATCAAAATGGCATCAAAACCGGAATTGTTTCGCCTGGAGCTGTGGACACGAACCTCTACTCAACGGTTCATGATGAAAAAATCAGAAAACAAATGCTGGAAGGCAACAGTGCCAACAAGAATGGTTGGTTAAAATCCGAAGACATTGCTGAAATTGCGGTCTTCATGATGAGTCAACCAGAAAACGTAGATATCAACGAAGTCTTGGTTCGGCCCACGGGACAACCAATCTAA
- a CDS encoding sugar O-acetyltransferase produces MTNHHIFNRNSSEYAEIQKIKSANEPLIQRLNLEPHSPAEIRTLLTQITGKEIPASTEINVPFETDFGKNITIGKDGFINKNAMFVDLGGISIGDRCLIGPNVTLVSVNHAQPVADRRSLELDPVKIEDDVWLGANVTVLPGVTIGKGAIIGANSLVTKDVPAGMIAVGSPAKVIKPVASK; encoded by the coding sequence ATGACTAATCACCATATTTTTAACCGTAACAGTTCGGAATATGCTGAAATTCAAAAAATTAAAAGTGCCAATGAACCTTTAATTCAACGCTTGAATTTAGAACCGCATTCGCCGGCAGAGATCAGAACCTTGCTAACTCAAATTACTGGGAAAGAAATTCCAGCTAGTACGGAAATTAACGTTCCGTTTGAAACCGATTTCGGCAAGAATATTACAATTGGAAAAGATGGATTTATCAATAAGAACGCAATGTTTGTTGACCTAGGTGGAATTTCAATTGGAGATCGTTGTTTAATCGGTCCCAACGTTACCTTAGTTAGTGTTAATCATGCCCAACCAGTGGCAGACAGAAGAAGCCTTGAATTGGATCCAGTTAAAATTGAGGATGACGTTTGGCTGGGTGCCAACGTAACGGTATTACCAGGTGTCACGATTGGAAAAGGAGCAATTATTGGTGCTAATAGCTTGGTTACTAAGGACGTTCCCGCCGGAATGATTGCGGTGGGTAGTCCTGCTAAAGTCATTAAACCGGTTGCTTCTAAATAA